In one window of Cheilinus undulatus linkage group 23, ASM1832078v1, whole genome shotgun sequence DNA:
- the fbxl14b gene encoding F-box/LRR-repeat protein 14b, translated as METHISCLFPEILAMIFSYLDVRDKGRVAQVCIAWRDASYHKSVWRGVEAKLHLRRANPSLFPSLQARGIRRVQILSLRRSLSYVIQGMPNIESLNLSGCYNLTDNGLGHAFVQEIPSLRVLNLSLCKQITDSSLGRIAQYLKNLEVLELGGCSNITNTGLLLIAWGLHRLKSLNLRSCRHVSDVGIGHLAGMTRSAAEGCLNLEYLTLQDCQKLTDLSLKHISKGLTKLRVLNLSFCGGISDAGMIHLSHMASLWSLNLRSCDNISDTGTMHLAMGTLRLSGLDVSFCDKIGDQTLAYIAQGLYQLKSLSLCSCHISDDGINRMVRQMHELRTLNIGQCVRITDKGLELIADHLTQLAGIDLYGCTKITKRGLERITQLPCLKVLNLGLWQMTESEKVR; from the coding sequence ATGGAGACGCACATTTCGTGCCTCTTCCCAGAAATTTTGGCCATGATTTTCAGCTATCTGGACGTGAGGGACAAAGGCAGGGTAGCCCAAGTGTGTATAGCTTGGAGGGATGCATCCTACCACAAGTCAGTGTGGAGGGGGGTGGAGGCCAAGCTGCACCTCCGCCGGGCCAATCCCTCCTTGTTCCCCAGCCTCCAGGCCAGGGGCATCCGGAGGGTCCAGATCTTATCCCTGCGCCGCAGTTTGAGCTACGTGATCCAGGGGATGCCCAACATCGAGTCCCTCAATCTGTCTGGCTGCTACAACCTCACTGACAACGGGCTGGGTCATGCATTTGTGCAGGAGATCCCATCACTGAGGGTTTTGAACCTGAGTCTCTGCAAGCAGATCACAGACTCCAGTCTGGGCAGGATAGCTCAGTATCTGAAGAACCTGGAGGTGCTGGAGCTCGGCGGCTGCAGCAACATCACCAACACTGGGCTCCTGTTGATAGCTTGGGGCCTCCACAGGCTCAAGAGCCTCAACCTGAGGTCCTGCCGGCATGTCTCGGACGTGGGGATTGGACATTTGGCGGGCATGACTCGCAGTGCAGCAGAGGGCTGCTTGAACTTGGAGTACCTGACCCTACAAGACTGTCAGAAACTCACAGACCTGTCACTCAAACACATTTCCAAGGGGCTGACCAAGCTGCGGGTGCTGAACCTCAGCTTCTGCGGGGGGATCTCGGACGCAGGGATGATCCACCTCTCCCACATGGCCTCCCTGTGGAGCCTCAACCTACGCTCCTGTGACAACATCAGCGACACAGGGACCATGCACCTCGCCATGGGCACCCTGAGGCTCTCAGGGCTGGACGTTTCGTTCTGCGACAAGATTGGGGACCAGACGTTGGCGTACATCGCCCAGGGGCTGTACCAGCTCAAGTCCCTGTCTCTGTGCTCGTGTCACATCTCGGACGACGGGATAAACCGCATGGTGAGGCAGATGCACGAGCTGAGGACCCTGAACATTGGACAGTGTGTGCGCATCACGGACAAAGGGCTGGAGCTCATAGCTGACCACCTGACCCAGCTGGCGGGCATCGACCTGTATGGATGTACCAAGATCACCAAGAGGGGACTGGAGAGGATCACGCAGCTCCCCTGCCTTAAAGTGTTGAACCTGGGACTCTGGCAGATGACAGAGAGTGAGAAAGTGAGGTGA